From a single Silene latifolia isolate original U9 population chromosome 6, ASM4854445v1, whole genome shotgun sequence genomic region:
- the LOC141588572 gene encoding uncharacterized protein LOC141588572 translates to MAQKCEEHDHASEDVIHPFSLNNRMSSIVEEESDDVSDLTEVSHNSHGSESSRVSPLQLTSADVENKLAYWSTAVYCYVLGSNPPFKVVEGFVKRVWGYTEYEKISFHSNGIFLVRFKTEAMKLRVLQSGPVFFDNKPVVVKEWTPTSKLVRETVDMVPIWIRFYGLPLKVWGNALMKIASLVGKPVRVDSNTHLKTFIGHARMMIEVKMGGRGGGVFPDVIEFADEMDVVHRQIVHYEWKPVLCAGCNGIGHIQRDFKKK, encoded by the exons ATGGCGcaaaag TGCGAGGAACACGATCATGCTTCTGAGGATGTAATCCATCCATTTTCCCTCAATAATAGAATGAGTTCGATTGTGGAGGAGGAATCCGATGACGTTAGTGACTTGACGGAGGTTTCTCACAATTCCCATGGGTCTGAATCGTCTAGGGTAAGTCCTCTTCAACTAACTAGTGCTGATGTTGAGAATAAACTTGCTTATTGGTCTACTGCGGTGTATTGTTACGTGTTGGGATCGAATCCGCCGTTCAAAGTAGTGGAGGGTTTTGTTAAACGGGTATGGGGATATACTGAGTATGAGAAAATTTCTTTTCATTCTAATGGTATTTTCCTTGTTCGTTTCAAAACTGAAGCCATGAAGTTGCGTGTGTTACAATCGGGTCCTGTGTTTTTTGATAACAAACCTGTGGTAGTTAAGGAATGGACACCTACCTCGAAATTGGTCAGGGAAACTGTGGATATGGTGCCGATCTGGATCAGATTCTATGGTTTGCCACTGAAAGTTTGGGGAAATGCGTTAATGAAAATTGCTAGCCTGGTAGGGAAGCCAGTGAGAGTTGATAGTAATACCCACCTCAAAACGTTCATTGGACATGCTAGAATGATGATTGAGGTCAAgatgggggggaggggggggggggtatttccTGATGTCATAGAATTTGCTGATGAGATGGATGTTGTGCACAGGCAGATAGTCCATTATGAATGGAAACCTGTACTCTGTGCTGGTTGTAATGGGATTGGGCATATACAGAGGGACTTTAAGAAGAAGTAG